GGGGCCGGACCAGCCGGCCTGACAGCTGCCCACCTCTGCCGGCGCTTGGGCCTTTCGGCGATCGTGGTCGAGCAACGCGAGAACACGCAGCGCTCACCCGCCGCGCACGCGATCAATGCCCGCAGCTTCGAGGTCTGGCGGCAGGCCGGGGTCGACATGGGTCCCCTCCTCGCAGCTGCGCTCTCTCCAGACGAGGCCGGCATGGTACGCTGCGTGACCAAGCTCGGCGGCGAAGTCATCGGAAGCCTGCCCTACGAACGTCAAGGCGACGAGATGCTGGCGATCACGCCGACGCCCCTGCGCAACCTCAGCCAGCATCGGCTTGAGCCCTTGCTTCTCGCCCCCGGGCTCGACGTTCGTTATCGCCACACGTGGACCGGCGCCGTCGAAAGTGAAAACAGTGTCGACATCGAGGTGACTGGTCCCGACGGGCCATATCAATTGACCGCAAAGTACCTCCTGGGCGCCGATGGTGCTTCCAGCTCGGTGCGCCGCTGGACCAACATCGATCTCATCGGGCCACGGACGCTGCAGTCGTTCGTCATGATTCACCTGGGCGCCGACTTTCGTTCCCTCGTCGGGGACAACCCCGGGGTGCTTCACTTGGTGATCGACCCGACGAGCGCAGGCATGTTCGTTTCTCACGGCGCCGATCGCGAGTGGGTGTACATGCAAGCATGGGACCCCGAGACCCAAGCGGCCGAGACACTTGACCACGATTACTGCGCCGCTCTCGTCCGAAACGCGATTGCTGATCCCGAAGTCGATTTCAACGTTCTCGACATCGCCACCTGGCACATGAGCGCCCAGATAGCCGAGCGATACCGTCGCGGCCGTACCTTTCTTGTGGGTGATGCCGCGCACAGGTTCCCGCCGACCGGTGGGTTGGGACTGAACACCGGCGTTGCCGACGTGCACAACCTCGCGTGGAAGTTGGCGGGCGTCGAAGCTGGATGGCTGGCACCCGGGGCGCTCGACACCTACGAAAGCGAACGCAAGCCCGTGGCCGAGTTCAACTGCGAACAGTCGATAATGAACGCCGTCAAGATGGCCGAGATAAGCCAGGCTTTTGGCTTCAGTGACAACGTTGCCCAATCGGTAGAAGCAATGCACGCCACGCTCGCCGACCCGGTTCGCCGGGCTGGAGTTGAAGCCGCGATCGCCAACCAGGCGATCCATTTTGACCTGCTCGGCCTGCAACTCGGTCACGCCTACGACGGCCCGCTCGTCGTTCCCGACGGAAGCGAAGCCATCGTCCTCGACGAGCCCGCTCGCGACTACGCACCATCGACTCGCCCCGGCGGTCGCCTGCCCCACGCCTGGATTGGCGACGACAGCTCAACGCTCGACCTCATCGACCCGTCGATCCCGACCATCCTGGCGCGCGAAGGCAACGAGATTGGCACGGAGCCTCTCGGCGCAGGCGGCCCACGAGTGCCGTTCACCACCAAGTCGTGTCCGGCCGATGTGTGGGACGAGATCTTTGAGCTCGATGCCCGGGCCTGCTTGATCGTGCGCCCCGACCAGCACGTCGCGTTCCGAGGCCCCGCCGGCGAAGTCCTCGAGACGCTCGATTGTTGCTTCGCCGGTATCGAACAGCAAGACGGGTAGCAGGGAAAGCCTCGGTATCAACAGGCATCAATCAATCTCCCCGGTCTTCGATCGGTCAGCGTGCAATGCATCGTCGTTCAGCCCTTGCCTGCCTGCCCCCAGTCCAGCTCGCCCAGGGCCAGTTCAACCTCACGCGTCTGGCCACCCGCCTCCATGAAGGCCTTCATGCTGGCCTTGGCATCGTTGGTCGCCAGCAAGCGGTTGAACAGGTGCGCCTCCTCGAGCAAGCCTTCTGTGACCGGTGGCTCGGCGGCGTTGATACCCTGCTTGGCCAGGGCGATGGCCTCGGGCGGGAACGACGCTATACGACGGGCGAGGCGGTCGACAAAGGGCCCAAGCTCTTCAGGCGGCAGGGCACGGTTCACCCAGCCGTAACGTTCGGCCAGCTCTGCATCGAAGTCTTCGCAGCCGAAGATGATCTCGGCCGCCCGAGCGCGCCCGCACAGGCGCGGCAGGCGCTGCGTGCCGCCGCCGCCCGGAAGTATGCCCAGCGCGACCTCGGGTTGAGAAAAAACCGCTCGCCCGATCGCGGCAAAACGCATGTCGAGCGACAGCAGGAACTCGCTGCCGCCGCCGCGCGCGCGGCCCTCGACCTTGCCGATGCTCACCTTGGGCATGGTGCGAAAGCGGTCGACCATGACGTGGAAAAACCCGAGCGTGTCTGCCTTGGCCGGTACATCGTCGGGAAGCTGGAGTATGAGGTCCACGTCGGCGTGGGCGATGAAGAATTCCGGGTCGGCGCTGTCGAAA
The Candidatus Binatota bacterium DNA segment above includes these coding regions:
- a CDS encoding FAD-binding protein encodes the protein MSESVDVVVVGAGPAGLTAAHLCRRLGLSAIVVEQRENTQRSPAAHAINARSFEVWRQAGVDMGPLLAAALSPDEAGMVRCVTKLGGEVIGSLPYERQGDEMLAITPTPLRNLSQHRLEPLLLAPGLDVRYRHTWTGAVESENSVDIEVTGPDGPYQLTAKYLLGADGASSSVRRWTNIDLIGPRTLQSFVMIHLGADFRSLVGDNPGVLHLVIDPTSAGMFVSHGADREWVYMQAWDPETQAAETLDHDYCAALVRNAIADPEVDFNVLDIATWHMSAQIAERYRRGRTFLVGDAAHRFPPTGGLGLNTGVADVHNLAWKLAGVEAGWLAPGALDTYESERKPVAEFNCEQSIMNAVKMAEISQAFGFSDNVAQSVEAMHATLADPVRRAGVEAAIANQAIHFDLLGLQLGHAYDGPLVVPDGSEAIVLDEPARDYAPSTRPGGRLPHAWIGDDSSTLDLIDPSIPTILAREGNEIGTEPLGAGGPRVPFTTKSCPADVWDEIFELDARACLIVRPDQHVAFRGPAGEVLETLDCCFAGIEQQDG
- a CDS encoding enoyl-CoA hydratase/isomerase family protein translates to MAYEGYECLKIELQGGVARVTIDHPPINLFDLALMGEMDRVGRELEADPAVRVMVFDSADPEFFIAHADVDLILQLPDDVPAKADTLGFFHVMVDRFRTMPKVSIGKVEGRARGGGSEFLLSLDMRFAAIGRAVFSQPEVALGILPGGGGTQRLPRLCGRARAAEIIFGCEDFDAELAERYGWVNRALPPEELGPFVDRLARRIASFPPEAIALAKQGINAAEPPVTEGLLEEAHLFNRLLATNDAKASMKAFMEAGGQTREVELALGELDWGQAGKG